One genomic region from Salvia hispanica cultivar TCC Black 2014 chromosome 2, UniMelb_Shisp_WGS_1.0, whole genome shotgun sequence encodes:
- the LOC125204603 gene encoding uncharacterized protein LOC125204603: MGMVIVLSLPLILFSLLLGFGCYLFGRAKGRKEAYATAQIFTAPAPPPGSVKAPHQPLQPIFKPDNSANV, translated from the coding sequence ATGGGGATGGTGATTGTGTTGTCTTTGCCTTTGATTCTGTTTTCATTACTTCTAGGATTTGGGTGTTATCTTTTCGGAAGAGCAAAGGGCAGGAAAGAAGCATACGCTACCGCACAAATTTTCACCGCACCAGCTCCGCCGCCGGGAAGCGTCAAAGCTCCTCATCAGCCACTACAACCCATCTTCAAGCCCGACAATTCTGCTAATGTTTAG
- the LOC125205922 gene encoding delta(24)-sterol reductase-like, translating into MSDLEAPLVRPKRKKIWVDYFVQFRWIIVIFVVLPISFTLYFLTYLGDVWSESKSFKKRQQEHDENVEKVVKRLKERNPKKDGLVCTARKPWIAVGMRNVDYKRARHFEVDLSAFRNVLEIDQERMVARVEPLVNMGQISRVTVPMNLSLAVVAELDDLTVGGLINGYGIEGSSHIYGLFSDTVVAYEIVLADGRLVRATKDNEYSDLFYAIPWSQGTLGLLVAAEIKLIPIKEYMKVTYKPLVGNLKELAQGYIDSFAPRDGDQDNPEKVPDFVETMIYSPTEAVFMTGRYASKEEAKKKGNKTNSVGWWFKPWFYQHAQTALKKGEFVEYIPTREYYHRHTRCLYWEGKLILPFADQWWFRFLFGWLMPPKVSLLKATQGDAIRNYYHEMHVIQDMLVPLYKVGDALEWVHREMEVYPIWLCPHRLYKLPVKTMVYPEPGFELQRRQGDTQYAQMYTDVGVYYAPGPVLRGEEFDGSEAVRRMETWLIENHGFQPQYAVSELNEKNFWRMFDAGLYEHARRKYGAVGTFMSVYYKSKKGRKTEKEVQEAEQAICEAPDAEAN; encoded by the exons ATGTCAGATCTAGAGGCCCCTCTTGTACGCCCCAAGCGGAAGAAGATTTGGGTGGACTACTTTGTCCAATTCCGATGGATAATAGTGATCTTTGTTGTCCTTCCGATTTCGTTCACGCTGTACTTCCTCACGTATCTTGGGGATGTGTGGTCTGAGTCCAAATCGTTCAAGAAGCGTCAGCAGGAACACGACGAAAATGTCGAGAAAGTTGTGAAGCGACTCAAGGAGAGGAACCCAAAGAAGGATGGTCTAGTCTGCACGGCTCGTAAGCCATGGATTGCTGTTGGAATGCGCAATGTGGACTACAAGCGTGCTCGCCATTTTGAGGTCGATCTTTCTGCCTTCAGAAATGTTCTGGAGATTGACCAGGAGAGAATGGTAGCCAGAGTTGAGCCTTTGGTCAATATGGGTCAGATTTCGAGGGTCACTGTCCCGATGAATCTGTCTCTTGCAGTTGTTGCAGAGCTTGATGATCTTACCGTTGGAGGTCTGATCAATGGCTATGGTATCGAAGGAAGCTCCCATATTTATGGCCTGTTCTCCGATACTGTCGTGGCTTATGAAATTGTTTTGGCGGACGGCCGGTTGGTTAGAGCAACAAAAGACAATGAATACTCTGACCTCTTCTACGCTATCCCATGGTCTCAGGGGACACTAGGACTCCTTGTTGCAGCTGAGATTAAGCTCATCCCTATCAAGGAATATATGAAGGTAACATACAAGCCTTTAGTGGGTAATCTTAAGGAGCTCGCACAAGGTTATATTGATTCATTCGCACCAAGGGACGGGGATCAGGACAATCCTGAAAAGGTGCCAGACTTTGTTGAGACCATGATTTACTCTCCGACCGAAGCTGTCTTCATGACGGGTAGATATGCTTCAAAGGAAGAGGCCAAGAAGAAGGGAAACAAGACCAACAGTGTTGGATGGTGGTTTAAACCGTGGTTCTACCAGCATGCTCAGACTGCACTGAAGAAAGGCGAATTTGTCGAGTATATCCCAACGAGAGAATACTACCACAGGCACACTAGGTGCTTGTATTGGGAGGGGAAACTCATTCTTCCCTTTGCTGACCAGTGGTGGTTCAGGTTTCTCTTTGGTTGGTTGATGCCCCCGAAGGTCTCTCTTCTCAAGGCTACCCAGGGTGATGCTATTAGAAACTATTATCACGAGATGCACGTCATTCAGGATATGCTCGTCCCGCTGTACAAGGTGGGAGATGCTCTGGAATGGGTCCACAGAGAGATGGAG GTATATCCAATCTGGCTCTGCCCACACAGGCTGTACAAACTCCCAGTGAAAACCATGGTGTATCCCGAGCCAGGATTCGAGCTACAGCGCAGACAGGGTGACACCCAGTATGCTCAAATGTACACTGATGTTGGAGTCTATTACGCCCCCGGGCCAGTCCTGAGAGGTGAGGAATTTGACGGGTCTGAGGCAGTCCGCAGGATGGAGACCTGGTTGATTGAGAACCACGGTTTCCAGCCACAGTATGCTGTGTCCGAGCTCAACGAGAAGAACTTCTGGAGAATGTTCGATGCTGGCCTCTACGAGCATGCCAGGAGGAAGTACGGAGCTGTGGGCACCTTCATGAGCGTGTACTATAAATCGAAGAAGGGCAGGAAGACGGAGAAGGAGGTTCAGGAAGCGGAGCAGGCTATCTGCGAAGCGCCGGATGCTGAGGCCAATTAA